In Denitratisoma sp. DHT3, one DNA window encodes the following:
- the hisC gene encoding histidinol-phosphate transaminase: protein MNPYWSPTVHTLIPYVPGEQPKLPNLVKLNTNENPYGPSPKALQAMAAEVGDNLRLYPDPDSSALKQAIARHHGVAAEQVFVGNGSDEVLAHVFLGLLKHGRPVLFPDITYSFYPVYCGLYEIDYRAVPLAADFTIRVDDYLGRENGGIIFPNPNAPTGCLLPLTEIERLAAGNRGSMVVIDEAYIDFGGTPIPSAVALVERHPNLLVVQTLSKSRSLAGLRVGFAIGQRALIEGLERVKNSFNSYPLDRLACVGATAAMDDVEHFERTRRAVMTSRESLAQDLGGLGFVVLPSAANFLFARHPDRDAAQLAQTLRERGIIVRHFRQPRIDQYLRITVGTDAQCAALTTALREILGK, encoded by the coding sequence ATGAATCCCTATTGGAGCCCAACCGTCCATACGCTGATCCCCTATGTTCCGGGGGAACAGCCCAAGCTGCCCAACCTGGTCAAGCTCAACACCAACGAGAATCCCTACGGCCCCTCGCCCAAGGCCCTGCAAGCGATGGCGGCGGAGGTCGGCGACAATCTGCGCCTCTACCCCGATCCGGACTCCAGCGCGCTGAAACAGGCCATCGCACGCCATCACGGCGTGGCGGCGGAGCAGGTGTTCGTCGGCAACGGCTCGGACGAGGTGCTGGCCCACGTATTCCTCGGGCTGCTCAAGCATGGCCGCCCGGTGCTGTTCCCCGACATCACCTACAGCTTCTACCCGGTCTATTGCGGACTGTATGAAATCGACTACCGCGCCGTCCCGCTCGCCGCCGACTTCACCATTCGGGTCGATGATTACCTGGGTAGGGAGAACGGCGGCATCATCTTCCCTAATCCAAACGCACCCACCGGCTGCCTGCTGCCCCTGACGGAAATCGAACGCCTCGCGGCGGGCAACCGGGGCTCCATGGTGGTGATCGACGAGGCCTACATCGATTTCGGCGGCACCCCCATTCCCTCGGCCGTCGCGCTGGTGGAGCGCCACCCCAATCTGCTGGTGGTGCAGACCCTGTCCAAGTCCCGCTCGCTGGCCGGCCTGAGGGTCGGCTTTGCGATCGGCCAGCGGGCACTGATCGAGGGGCTGGAGCGGGTCAAGAACAGCTTCAACTCCTATCCCCTGGACCGCCTGGCCTGCGTCGGCGCGACAGCCGCGATGGATGACGTGGAGCATTTCGAGCGTACCCGCCGGGCCGTCATGACCAGCCGGGAAAGCCTGGCGCAGGATCTCGGCGGGCTGGGATTCGTGGTGCTCCCCTCGGCCGCCAACTTCCTTTTCGCCCGCCATCCCGATCGGGATGCCGCGCAACTGGCCCAAACCCTGCGCGAACGCGGCATCATCGTGCGCCACTTCCGCCAGCCGCGGATCGATCAATACCTGCGCATCACGGTGGGCACCGACGCCCAGTGCGCCGCGCTGACCACCGCCTTGCGGGAAATCCTGGGGAAATAG